ATGTCACCGTGCGGTTGTAGGCCCCGAGCCGCAAGATCACGGCTTGCTCGCCGATATCGAGCTGGAACGTCCCCGTGTACCCGACCCATACGGCGAGCCCGACGATGAGTAGTACCCCTGTGGACAACCTCCGGATCAGACGTCCGGCTTTGCGTTCCTCGGGCGCGCCCCCCTTCGCCATCTAGCCGCTCCCCTCTCCGGAACCCACGTCCGCATTCCGCTGCAAATCGTAGAAAGGCTTCAGGATGTCGATCGGGATCGGAAAGACGGTCGTCGAGTTGTTCTCCGTTGCGATATCCGCCAGCGTCTGGAGGTAGCGGAGCTGAAGCGCCGCGGGCTCACCGGAGAGAACCTGCGCCGCCTCCCGGAGCCGCACGGCAGCCTGGGCTTCACCCTCCGCGTGGATGATCTTCGAGCGCTTCTCCCGCTCGGCCTCGGCCTGCTTGGCCATGGCGCGCTGCATGTCGCTGGGTAGATCGATCTGCTTCAGCTCCACTGCGCGCACCTTCACACCCCAGGGCTCGGTCTGGAGATCGATGATCTCCTGCAACTGCCGATTGATGTTCTCGCGCTCCGCCAGGAGTTCATCGAGCTCGGCCTGACCGCAGACGCTTCGCAACGTGGTCTGGGAAAGCTGGGACGTCCCGTAGAGGTAGTTCTCGACCTGGATGACGGCCTTCTCCGGGTGCAGGACCCGGAAGTAGATCACCGCGTTCACCTTCACCGAGACGTTGTCACGGGTGATCACTTCCTGCGGCGGCACGTCCATCACGATCTCGCGCAGGCTGACCCGCACCATGCGATCGACCATCGGAATGATCCAGCGGATGCCCGCTTCCTTGACACCGGCGTAGCGGCCGAAGCGAAAGAGCACGCCCCGTTCGTACTCCTGCAAGATGCGGATGCCGGCGGCGCCAATCAATCCGAGAATGCCGACCAGGATGATCAGCGGTGACAGACCCATGCTCCCCTCCTCCAAGGGCGCCGAAGGACGCGCCCTGCTCTTCTCTTCTCAGCTCGGCCCTGCTTGCCCGTCGGCCGAACGCACGTGAAGCGTCAGCCCATCGATACTTTCGGCCACGACCCGCGCTTCCGCTGGAATCGGCTCGGTAGATCGGGCCGTCCAGAATTCACCGCGGATGAAGACCGTACCGGATGGATCGATGGCTGTACGGGCCACACCTTCCATTCCGACCAGCTCGTAGACACCGGATTCCTGACGACGTCCCATCGAGCGCCCCACCGCGAAGACCACCAGGGCTCCGAAGGCCCCCATTCCACCCACGGCGGGTACCAGCACCGGCCAGAACGACACGTTCAGGTCCGAGAGTTCCGGACGATCGAAGAGCATCGAGCCACCGAGCAACATGCAGGCCGCACCGGAAGCAAACAGCAGGCCAAACGATGTCACGAAGGCTTCGGCGACCATCAGACCGAGCCCGACCAGCATCAACAGGACGCCCACCCAGGAGAAAGGCAGGATCTGGAATGCGATCAAGGCCAGCAACAGGCAGATGGCGCCGGCCACACCGGGAAAGATCATCCCCGGTTGGTTCATCTCCACATACAGGCCGAGCACGCCCGCCATGAACAACAGCACGGCAACATCAGGACTGGCCAGCACATCGAAGATGCGCGTGAGGAGGTCCATCTCGATTTCCTGGGTGGGGGCGCCCGCGAAGGCCAGCCGCTGGGTCTTCCCGCCGACCTTGATTTCCCGCCCCTCGAGCTGCTTCAGGAGGTCGGCCCGATCGTCTGCGACCAGATCGATCACGTTCAGCTCCACTGCCCGATCCGCTGTGATCGCGACCGAGTTGCGGACGGCGTCCTGAGCCCAATCCACATTGCGGTCCCGCTCCTCGGCGATCGCTTTCATGTAGGCCGCCAGCATGTTCTCTGCCTTCGCCGCGGCGTGATCCTGGCTCTTGCCCTCTTCGCCCTCGGGCGTACCGCCGCCGCCGATGCCCACGGGATGGGCGGCGCCGATCGTCGAGCCAGGTGCCATGGCGGCCACGTGGCCCGCGATCGTGATGAACGTTCCTGCCGAGCCGGCCCAGGCACCCTGGGGCGAGACATAGACGATGATCGGAACCTTCGAGCGCAGCATCGCCTGGATGATGTCCTGGGTCGATGTAACCAGGCCGCCGGGGGTATCGAGTTCCATCAGCAACGCCCGGGCTCCTGCCTCCTCACTCTCACGAATGGCCTGCTGGATGTAGTCGCTGCTGGCGGGATTGATCGAGCCATCGATGCGGATGACCGTCAGCGGACCGCTGTCACGGGTCGGTGTTTCGCCCGCCTCGTCCTGGGCCGCCAGGCCCATCGCCAGCCAAGGCAGGAAGAACGCCACCGAAATGGCAAGGCGTGCACGGCGGAGAGTCTTCATCGGGTGCCCTCACGCAGCTTTTCCACGCGGTCGAGAATGCGCCCGGCCACCTCGGCCTTGGACAACAACGGCAACTCGTCCACCTCACCTCCGGGAGACACGAACATCACGGCGTTGGTGTCCGTATCGAAGCCCGTATCACTCCGAGAAATATCGTTTGCCACCAGCAGATCGCAGCCCTTGCGGGCGAGCTTGCGACGGGCGGCTTCCACCACATCGTGGCTCTCCGCTGCGAAGCCCACCACGACGCGGTCACCTCTGCGCCCACTGATCCCCTCGAGGATGTCCGGGGTCGCAACCAGTTCGATCCGAAGGCCAGCGCCGGGCTCGAGATCTTCCTTCTTGATCTTGCGCGCGGAGGCATCCGCCGGTCGGAAGTCGGCGACCGCGGCCGCCATGACGACGACCTGGCTGGCCTCGAACTCCGCCTCGACGGCCGAAGCCATCTCGAGGGCCGTCTCGATATCGATCCTCCGAACGCCAGGCGGCGTCGCAAGCGGACAAGGCCCGGCGACCAGCACGACCTCGGCGCCGCGTCGGGCCGCCTCCTCCGCAACGGCGAAACCCATCTTGCCGCTCGAGCGATTCGTGATCGAGCGGACGGCGTCGATCGGCTCCCGGGTGCCGCCCGCGCTCGCGAGCACACGGACGCCTTTCCAGGTCCCACCTCCGAGAAGCAGGGCCACGCGTCCGGCGATCGTTGCGGGCTCGGCCATGCGGCCCTCGCCCTCCCAACCACAGGCCAGCTCACCGGCTTCCGGCCCCTCGAAATGGACGCCCCGCTCACGCAGCAGCTCGGCATTGGCGCGCGTTGCTGGATGGGACCACATGTTCACGTTCATCGCCGGGGCGAGCAGCACCGGCGCCTGCGTCGCCAGAAGCACGGTCGAAACCAGATCGTCGGCCAGCCCCTGGGCGAGCTTCGCCATGCGGTCGGCGGTGGCCGGAGCCACCACCACCAGATCGGCCCAATCGGCCAGCTCGATATGCGAGATCTCTCCCTCTTCTCCCGGGTCGAAGAGCGAGCTGCGCACGGGCGCTCCCGAGAGCGTCTGAAGCACGAGGGGCGAGACGAACTCTCCCGCGGCCTTCGTGAGCACGCAGCGCACAGAGTGCCCCGCCCGCCGGAGCAGACGGACCAGTTCCGGGATCTTGTACGCCGCGATCCCTCCCGCCACGGCGAGAAGCACGTTGCCGGGCCGAGCCGAGGGCTGAGTGTTCACGAAGCGCCTCCCGCCGGGGAGTCCGGAATCGGAGAAAGCCAAGGGAAAACAACCATGTAAGGCGGGAGGGTACCGAACCTCCCAGCCCGGGCGAGGGGACGTGTTCTTAGCCCAGGAGCGCCCGACCGCGCGCCAGGCGCTGAGCCAACGCCTTGGCGGTAGGAGCTTCGGCATACACCCGGAGAACGGATTCGGTTCCAGAGCTTCGGAGCATCAGGAAACCACCATCGGCCAACTGACAGCGAAGGCCATCGTGGCGGAGAACCCCGGTTACCCGCTGCCGATCGATGCTCTTCGGCGGAGTGCGAGAGAGCTTCCGGAGGCGATGATTCCGGGCCGGGGTTGCCGGCATGGCGATTCGGCCGCAGGCCGAACCGCGGTGGCGACGCCGCAGTTCCTGGAGTTGGACCGCGAGGGAGCGCCGGTCGAGAGAGAGCCTCTCTACCAACAGGGCGGCGGCCAGGATGCCGTCTTTGTCCCGAGCCATCGGAGCCCATGCAAAACCGCCACTCTCTTCTCCTGCCACATCCGCGCGTCCGGCGACCAACTCTTCACTGAGCGGCTTGAAGCCGATCGGAAGCCGAGAGACCTCGCACCCGTAGGCTCGGGCCACGCGTTCGGGAAAGCTGCCGGTCGCGACCGAGAGCGCGATACCCCGCAGGATCCTTCCGTGTCGGCCGAGATGGTCGATCAGCAGGGCCAGCGCATCGCTCTCCGAGAGCCGCCGGCCACTCGCGGTGACCACAGAGAACCGATCCGCATCACCGTCGCTGGCAAGGCCCAGGGCGGCGCCCTGCGCGCGCACCGCCCGACTCAGGGCGACGAGCCGAGCGGGTTCCGGATCCGGTGCGAACCCACCGAAGCGCGGATCCGCGTCGGCGTGAAGGGTGCTCACCCGAGCGCCCGCAGCGCGCAGCCACGTATCGAGCACTCCCGCTCCGGTTCCGTGAAGCGCGTCGTAGACGATGGGGAGTCGGGCGCGTCGGAGCGCGCCACAGTCGATCCGTTTCGAGAGACGGCTCAGGTAGGCCGGTACGAGATCGGTCGGCGGCGGGGCCTTCCTGCGGGCGGGCTCGCGGGCGCTCTCCAGGATCTCCGCCGCCCGGCCGGCGACGGCCTCGGCCCACGGCCGAGGTGCGGGGGCTCCGTCGCTGCCGACGAGCTTGACTCCCTGGTACTCCGGCGGATTGTGACTGGCCGTGAACAAGATCCCGGCCGCCGCGTGCTTCCAACGAACGCTGCTGGTGGCAACAGGTGTGGGTGTTGGGCCTGCGGTGCGAACCGGCCGGACGCCGGCACCCGAGAGGACCTCGGCCGCCTCATCGGCGAGACGCTTGCCCATGAAACGAGTGTCATGGGCGACGATCACGCGAACCGCGGAGCCCCTTCCCCCCTGGGAGCGCACCTTCTCGGCCACCGCGCGAACCAGGGCACGGGCTTTCGGGAGTGTGAACTCTTCCCCCAGAATGCCGCGCCAGCCGCTGGTGCCGAACGAAATGGGCGGCCGCGAACTTCCCGAGGGGGCGGAACGTTGCTGGCTCACTTTTTCTGGAACTTCTCCCGGAGATATTTCTCGACCAGCGGCGGCACCCATTCGCTGATGTCGACCCCGAAGGAGACCAGTTCTTTCAGGCGTGAAGAGCTGACGTAGAAGTGCTCCTGGCCCGTCATCAGGAAGAGCGTCTCGACGTCCGGGTTCATGTGCCGATTCATGAGTGCCATCTCGAACTCGTACTGGAAATCCGCGGTCGCCCGCAGGCCCCGGATCACGGTCTTCGCTCCCACCTCGGCGGCGTAATCCACGGCCAACACGGCGAACGACGTGATCTCGACGCCGGGCAGATCACCGATGGAGGCGCGAAGCATCTCCAGGCGCTGCTCCACGGTAAACGTCCCACTCTTGTCCACGTTGTGGGCAACGGCCACCACCAGCCGGGGAAACACGCGCCGTGCGCGATGAACCAGATCGAGATGTCCATTCGTGACCGGGTCGAAGCTGGCGGGAAACAGGGCCAACTGGTTCGCGTCGTCGCTCATGCGGCTCCTTCGTTGCCTGGGTCTTCCGCCCCGGGATGCGTCGACTCCAGGTCCGACGTGAACCAGAGGAGTAGGGTGTCACCGTAGCGCCGCTCGTCCACTCGCCGCAGCCCTTCCACGGAACCGGGATCATGCCGGCGATCTGTTTCGAGAACCAGGGTTCCCGCGGGATCCAGGAGCCCAAGCCTGGCGATCGCCTGTAGCGCCTCCAGCGCTTCCCCGGAGGCGTAGGGCGGATCGACGAGGATCAGCTGGAAGCAATCGCTGCTGCGAGCGAAACGGCGCAGCGCAGCTCGCGCCGGACTCCGCACAACCCGGGCCCTCTCCTCGAGGCCAAGCGCCTCCAGATTGGCGCGAACGGTCGCCCCGCAGACGGCGGCATGATCCACGAACACCGCGGATTCGGCTCCGCGCGAGAGCGCTTCGATGCCCAGCGCGCCGGAGCCGGCGAAGAGGTCGAGTACACGTCTCCCCTGCTGGGATCCGAGGCGCATGAACAGGGATTCGCGGACGCGATCGGAAGTGGGACGCACTTCCCCGCGACGCGGCATTTCGACACGTCGGCCGACGAGCTCTCCTCCTGTCACGCGCACTCGGAAAACTTCGCGCGAGCGGCTTGGATGCACAACTTCTGAATTGCAGCAAGCCAACAGCCTTGCCTAGAATTCGCGGCCTTCGGAGTTGACACTATTCGGTGACGCAATCGCGGAACCCTTGCGGCGTTGGCACGGCCAGGAGAACAGGATGTCGAAGACGACGGTGGATCGCGCAAAGAAGAACCTGCCGGAGCGCCTCTCCCAGGTGCGAGGCATTCGCTCCCAGAGACAATTCGCGCGCGACCTCGGCGTCTTCCAACAGAACGTGAACCGCTACGAGAGTGGCACCACCCCCCATACCGATTTCCTGATCCAGCTCGCATTGAAGGAGAATGTCTCCATCGATTGGCTGCTCCTCGGCAAGGGGCGAATGCGTCGCGGACGCTGAGCCGATCGCCAGGAGCGATCCCAACGGCGCTCATGGGTAATCCATGTTCCTTTCGTGCGGGCCTCGCAAGCGACTGCATAGCTTCACGAACGAGCAGCTCCCAGGCACAAGCAAGTGTCGTGTCAGGGAACTTCGAATACGGGCCACTTCGGGGCACGAAACTTGAACTCCCGGCGCTCATGGTCGTCGTTCTCGCTCTCCTCGTGTTGCTGGCCTCCGCGGCCGACCACTGGACCACCTTCGTCTGCCTCCAGAACCCATTGGAAGGCGTCACGGAAGCCAACCCCATCTCCCGCTGGCTCTTCGCGGGAATCGGCCTGGCACCCGGACTCTGGCTCGACAGCCTGGTCACCCTCCTCGGCATGACCTTCCTGGTCAAGACCCCCCTCGTCCCCGAAGAGTTGAAGGTGTTGTTCCTCAGCGTGGTGTTGTTCGGCACCGGCTACGCAGTGCACAACAATCTGGGCGCGATCCAACAGCTGGGTTTGTCGGTGCTCGGCGGGTAGAGGAGTTTCTGCCGCCTGCCAGCTGCGGTGGTTGGCCAGCTTGGGTATCGCGGGCTGTTGAGGGGGATCGGTCGGGGGGTGCGGGGGTTCCTTCGATCCTGCGGGGCTCTTCCGGGCGGCCGACGGGCGGGCGCGGCGCCTTGGCCCACATAGATGAAGCGGATGCCGGCTCTGGCCCGTGGGTCCGCTAGACGGCTGCCGGGATCTCGGCCGGATCGAGGCGGGGGCCAGCCTTACGCCAGCCCTCGGCCAGGAGCGACGTATGTGGCGTGGCGACCGCCACCACATTTCCCCCAGGCCGCTCCCGTGCTTGAGCGACGAGTCCCATGGCAGCGCGCGGCCAACCCTCGAACCAACGCCCTGAAGAAGCGGGGTCGATCCTCGTTGTCCTGGGCTGCTTTTTCATGTGTCGACGAGCGTTCAGAAGCACGTAGCGCATCGCATTCCGTACCTGGGTAGGCGTCCGCAGCACCACATGGTGAAAGCGGTCCAACAGGACACGCCCCTTTCGCCCGAACACCCGATTCACCGCCCGCGCCAGACGCGCCCCCAACGCATTCATCCCCCTGCCGAGCGCCCCCGCATCCTTGGCCTCGACGATCAGATGCAGATGATTCGACTGGATCGAGTAGTGCACGAGCCGGAAGTCCGTGCGCTCGAGCACACAGGCAAACGACCGCTCCACCTCCCGCACCAGCCGCCCATCGCGAAGTGACGGGACATCGGGTCGAACCTTCATGGTCACGTGGCACGGATGCCGCGAAGCCAAAGGCGCTCGCTGGAGATGGGCCACTCGCGGGTTCGGGCCGCGCTTGCGACCCGCGCCCTCGCGCCTTCCACCCCAGCCATGAAGAGGAAGATCAAGCTGAGAAGTCCGACGCACCATGGTGTTGATATTGGCATTGTTTGTTCTTGATGTCAAGGAAAACTCATGGACCAGGCGGGCTAG
This sequence is a window from bacterium. Protein-coding genes within it:
- a CDS encoding slipin family protein, whose product is MGLSPLIILVGILGLIGAAGIRILQEYERGVLFRFGRYAGVKEAGIRWIIPMVDRMVRVSLREIVMDVPPQEVITRDNVSVKVNAVIYFRVLHPEKAVIQVENYLYGTSQLSQTTLRSVCGQAELDELLAERENINRQLQEIIDLQTEPWGVKVRAVELKQIDLPSDMQRAMAKQAEAEREKRSKIIHAEGEAQAAVRLREAAQVLSGEPAALQLRYLQTLADIATENNSTTVFPIPIDILKPFYDLQRNADVGSGEGSG
- the coaBC gene encoding bifunctional phosphopantothenoylcysteine decarboxylase/phosphopantothenate--cysteine ligase CoaBC: MPKLLPPRRWLSAWRAVGRSWAKNTSPRPGWEVRYPPALHGCFPLAFSDSGLPGGRRFVNTQPSARPGNVLLAVAGGIAAYKIPELVRLLRRAGHSVRCVLTKAAGEFVSPLVLQTLSGAPVRSSLFDPGEEGEISHIELADWADLVVVAPATADRMAKLAQGLADDLVSTVLLATQAPVLLAPAMNVNMWSHPATRANAELLRERGVHFEGPEAGELACGWEGEGRMAEPATIAGRVALLLGGGTWKGVRVLASAGGTREPIDAVRSITNRSSGKMGFAVAEEAARRGAEVVLVAGPCPLATPPGVRRIDIETALEMASAVEAEFEASQVVVMAAAVADFRPADASARKIKKEDLEPGAGLRIELVATPDILEGISGRRGDRVVVGFAAESHDVVEAARRKLARKGCDLLVANDISRSDTGFDTDTNAVMFVSPGGEVDELPLLSKAEVAGRILDRVEKLREGTR
- a CDS encoding nodulation protein NfeD is translated as MKTLRRARLAISVAFFLPWLAMGLAAQDEAGETPTRDSGPLTVIRIDGSINPASSDYIQQAIRESEEAGARALLMELDTPGGLVTSTQDIIQAMLRSKVPIIVYVSPQGAWAGSAGTFITIAGHVAAMAPGSTIGAAHPVGIGGGGTPEGEEGKSQDHAAAKAENMLAAYMKAIAEERDRNVDWAQDAVRNSVAITADRAVELNVIDLVADDRADLLKQLEGREIKVGGKTQRLAFAGAPTQEIEMDLLTRIFDVLASPDVAVLLFMAGVLGLYVEMNQPGMIFPGVAGAICLLLALIAFQILPFSWVGVLLMLVGLGLMVAEAFVTSFGLLFASGAACMLLGGSMLFDRPELSDLNVSFWPVLVPAVGGMGAFGALVVFAVGRSMGRRQESGVYELVGMEGVARTAIDPSGTVFIRGEFWTARSTEPIPAEARVVAESIDGLTLHVRSADGQAGPS
- a CDS encoding bacteriophage CI repressor; translated protein: MSKTTVDRAKKNLPERLSQVRGIRSQRQFARDLGVFQQNVNRYESGTTPHTDFLIQLALKENVSIDWLLLGKGRMRRGR
- the rsmD gene encoding 16S rRNA (guanine(966)-N(2))-methyltransferase RsmD encodes the protein MRVTGGELVGRRVEMPRRGEVRPTSDRVRESLFMRLGSQQGRRVLDLFAGSGALGIEALSRGAESAVFVDHAAVCGATVRANLEALGLEERARVVRSPARAALRRFARSSDCFQLILVDPPYASGEALEALQAIARLGLLDPAGTLVLETDRRHDPGSVEGLRRVDERRYGDTLLLWFTSDLESTHPGAEDPGNEGAA
- the coaD gene encoding pantetheine-phosphate adenylyltransferase, with the protein product MSDDANQLALFPASFDPVTNGHLDLVHRARRVFPRLVVAVAHNVDKSGTFTVEQRLEMLRASIGDLPGVEITSFAVLAVDYAAEVGAKTVIRGLRATADFQYEFEMALMNRHMNPDVETLFLMTGQEHFYVSSSRLKELVSFGVDISEWVPPLVEKYLREKFQKK